A stretch of the Vigna radiata var. radiata cultivar VC1973A chromosome 7, Vradiata_ver6, whole genome shotgun sequence genome encodes the following:
- the LOC106767243 gene encoding F-box/kelch-repeat protein At1g15670-like, whose amino-acid sequence MMTYLTAYISINATTAGSSCSQNTYNMDFSIFIHFNDLIPGLPTDLGLECLTRLPHSAHRVALRVCRQWHHLLQSDQFYAHRKKTGRTRRVTCLVQARQDQPRHDKLTGSLPPSYGISLFDPQSMAWDRVEPVPEYPFGLPLFCQLASCDGSLVLMGGWDPASYEPLTAVFVYDFRTSEWRRGKDMPEKRSFFAIGSGRGRVYVAGGHDENKNALRSAWTYDPRRDEWAGVGPMGRERDECEGVVVGDEFWVVSGYGTERQGMFDGSVEVLDLGSGQWREVNGVWEEGRCPRSCVGVGKDGKLVNFRGFDPGLKVGVCGVAIGSNVVLSGSEYEEAAHGFFLVDMEEGQNRKLKSISVAEGFSGLVQSGCCVEI is encoded by the coding sequence ATGATGACTTATCTAACGGCTTATATCTCTATAAATGCTACAACCGCCGGGTCATCATGCTCACAAAACACTTACAATATGGATTTCTCCATCTTCATCCACTTCAACGACTTGATACCAGGGTTACCGACAGACCTTGGACTCGAGTGCCTCACTCGTTTGCCCCACTCAGCCCACCGAGTCGCGCTCCGAGTCTGCAGACAATGGCACCACCTCCTCCAGAGCGACCAATTCTACGCACACCGCAAGAAAACCGGCCGCACACGAAGAGTCACGTGCCTCGTTCAGGCGCGTCAGGACCAACCGCGCCACGACAAACTCACTGGCTCACTGCCACCGTCTTACGGGATTAGTTTGTTCGATCCCCAGAGCATGGCGTGGGACCGGGTCGAACCGGTTCCGGAATACCCGTTCGGGTTGCCGCTGTTCTGCCAGCTGGCCAGCTGCGACGGGAGCCTCGTGCTCATGGGAGGGTGGGACCCGGCGAGTTACGAGCCCTTGACGGCGGTGTTTGTTTACGACTTTCGAACGAGCGAGTGGCGGCGAGGGAAAGACATGCCGGAGAAACGGTCGTTTTTCGCGATCGGGTCGGGGAGGGGTCGGGTTTATGTGGCGGGAGGGCATGACGAGAATAAGAACGCGCTGAGGTCGGCGTGGACTTATGACCCGAGGCGCGATGAGTGGGCCGGGGTGGGCCCCATGGGCCGTGAGAGGGACGAATGCGAGGGAGTTGTGGTGGGGGACGAGTTTTGGGTTGTGAGTGGATATGGTACAGAGAGGCAGGGGATGTTTGACGGGTCGGTGGAGGTGCTGGATCTCGGGTCGGGTCAATGGAGGGAGGTTAACGGGGTTTGGGAAGAGGGTCGGTGTCCTAGGTCTTGTGTAGGGGTTGGGAAAGATGGGAAACTGGTGAACTTTAGAGGTTTCGATCCGGGTCTTAAGGTTGGGGTTTGTGGGGTTGCGATCGGGTCGAATGTTGTGTTGAGTGGATCCGAATACGAAGAGGCAGCTCACGGGTTCTTTTTGGTGGACATGGAGGAGGGGCAGAATCGTAAATTGAAAAGTATAAGTGTTGCTGAGGGTTTTTCTGGGCTTGTTCAATCAGGGTGCTGTGTTGAAATTTAG
- the LOC106765680 gene encoding translation initiation factor eIF-2B subunit gamma, translating to MDFQVVVLGGGVSKKLLPLVSQELPNALLPVANRPVISYVLEYLELSNLKDLIVVVEGEEAALRVGAWISGAYADRLHVEVAAVPEDVGTAGAIRAISHHLTAKDILVVSGDLVTDVPLGAVAATHRRHDAVVTAMLCSAPVSGPSESVSSGGKDKTKKPGRYDLIGLDPTKQFLVHIATGAEVEKDLRIQKSILPAVGQIEIRADLMDAHLYAFKRSVLQEVLDQKSAFHSLKHDVLPYLVRSQLKSEVLFNGMPQVEENGTEKVISQSNQQMLSQILTNASEPTFHLRHVLGSYSSTSDRKTHKCCVYIAGSSKYCARLNSIQAYNDINRDVIGEASHLSGYSFSAQNNIIHPSAELGAKTTVGPHCMLGEGSQMGDKCSVKRSVIGRHCRIGANVKVVNSVVMNHVSIGDCCSIQGSVICSNVQLQERAVVKDCQVGAGYVVTAGSECKGEVLAKK from the exons ATGGATTTTCAAGTGGTGGTTCTCGGCGGTGGCGTCTCCAAGAAGCTCCTCCCCCTCGTTTCCCAG GAGCTTCCGAACGCGTTGCTTCCGGTGGCGAATCGCCCCGTTATCTCTTACGTTCTCGAGTACTTGGAGCTTAGCAACCTCAAGGATCTCATTGTG GTGGTTGAAGGCGAAGAAGCGGCTCTACGTGTCGGGGCTTGGATTTCAGGGGCTTATGCTGATCGCCTCCATGTTGAG GTTGCTGCAGTTCCTGAGGATGTGGGTACAGCAGGTGCAATTCGGGCTATTTCTCATCACCTAACTGCTAAAGACATTTTG GTTGTCAGTGGTGATCTTGTTACGGATGTGCCACTTGGGGCTGTTGCAGCTACTCATAGACGACATGATGCAGTTGTTACTGCTATGCTCTGCTCTGCTCCTGTGAGTGGACCTTCAGAGTCAGTATCTTCTGGTGGGAAAGACAAAACCAAGAAACCTGGCCGCTATGATTTGATAGGGCTGGATCCCACAAAGCAGTTTTTAGTTCACATAGCAACTG GAGCAGAAGTTGAGAAGGATCTTCGAATCCAGAAGAGCATCCTCCCTGCAGTTGGCCAG ATAGAAATAAGAGCTGATCTGATGGATGCCCACTTGTATGCGTTCAAAAG ATCAGTTCTACAAGAAGTTCTAGATCAGAAAAGTGCATTTCATAGCTTAAAGCATGATGTATTGCCATATCTAGTCCGGAGCCAACTG AAATCAGAAGTATTATTTAACGGTATGCCACAAGTTGAAGAAAATGGAACTGAAAAGGTTATATCTCAGAGCAATCAACAAATGCTATCTCAAATACTTACTAATGCATCTGAACCAACCTTTCATCTACGGCATGTACTGGGTTCTTATAGTTCTACTTCTGATCGAAAAACCCACAAATGCTGTGTGTATATTGCTGGAAGCAGCAAGTACTGTGCTCGCTTAAATTCTATACAAGCATACAATGACATAAACCGAGAT GTAATAGGAGAGGCTAGCCATTTATCAGGGTATTCTTTCTCTGCCCAAAACAACATTATCCATCCTTCTGCAGAGCTTGGGGCAAAAACAACT GTTGGACCACATTGTATGCTGGGGGAAGGTTCACAGATGGGTGACAAATGCAGTGTGAAACGGTCTGTCATTGGCCGTCATTGTCGAATAGGTGCCAATGTTAAG GTTGTTAATTCAGTAGTTATGAATCATGTTTCTATTGGAGACTGTTGTTCAATCCAAGGTTCTGTTATCTGTAGCAATGTACAGCTCCAAGAACGTGCAGTAGTAAAAGATTGTCAA GTTGGAGCAGGTTATGTGGTCACTGCTGGTAGTGAGTGCAAGGGAGAGGTCTTAGCTAAGAAATGA
- the LOC106766840 gene encoding probable acyl-activating enzyme 18, peroxisomal isoform X2: MVKSVRELEVGDFLNAGLTVAEANQLYRLLRDILSQCLSDTDNDNQPSLIWRHLVTRKLLKPSFPHSLHHLLYHSVYHSAFHTQHASLPLYWFPSLDNSKRTNLGRFMETHAPQLLGPSYKDPISSYRLFHNFSVQHPQLYWSLLLKELSVSFVEPPKCILDTSDPSRHGGTWLPGSVLNIADCCLQPSSHPYKPDDSLAIVWKDEAFHDSEVNRITLKQLREQVMLVANAIDASFSKGDAIAIDMQMTVNAVIIYLAIVLAGCIVVSIADSFAPKEIATRLRVSKAKGIFTQDFISRGGRKFPLYSRVIEAAACKVIVLPVIGDDLGVQLRECDVSWKDFLSSSRQHPRSHHYSPFNQSIDAVTNILFSSGTTGEPKAIPWTQLSPIRSAADGWAFIDIQPGDVYCWPTNLGWVMGPTLIYSCFLSGATLALYHGSPLDHGFGKFVQDAGVTILGTVPSLVKTWKNTQCMEGLDWTKIKTFCSTGETSNVDDDLWLSSRSYYKPIIECCGGTELASSYIMGSTLQPQAFGTFSTASMTTGLVILDENGVPYPDDVACVGEVGLFPIYMGATDRLLNADNDEVYFKGMPMYKGKVLRRHGDIVKRTAEGYLVVQGRADDTMNLGGIKTSSVEIERVCDGADECILETAAISVAPAHGGPEQLIIFVVLKKGYNSDAETLKRKFAKAIQSNLNPLFKVSLVKIVPDFPRTASNKLLRRVLRDQVKRELSIQSRL, translated from the exons ATGGTGAAGAGTGTGAGGGAATTGGAAGTGGGAGACTTCCTGAATGCAGGGTTGACAGTAGCAGAAGCCAATCAACTGTACCGTCTTTTGAGGGATATTCTGTCTCAGTGTCTCTCCGACACCGACAACGACAACCAACCCTCACTCATATGGCGCCACCTTGTCACTCGAAAACTGCTGAAACCATCCTTTCCACACTCATTGCATCATCTTCTCTATCACTCTGTTTATCACTCTGCCTTCCACACTCAACATGCTTCCCTCCCTCTCTATTGGTTTCCTTCCCT gGACAACTCCAAACGCACCAACCTTGGCCGTTTCATGGAAACTCACGCCCCTCAACTCTTAGGACCTTCCTACAAAGACCCTATTTCCAGTTATCGCCTCTTTCACAACTTTTCTGTTCAACACCCTCAG CTCTACTGGTCCCTTCTTCTCAAGGAACTTTCTGTCTCCTTTGTTGAACCTCCCAAGTGTATTTTAGATACTTCTGACCCTTCTAGACACGGAGGCACCTGGCTTCCCGGTTCTGTCCTCAACATTGCTGATTGCTGCCTGCAACCCAGTTCTCATCCCTACAAACCAGATGACAGTTTAGCCATCGTTTGGAAAGATGAAGCTTTTCATGATTCCGAGGTTAACCGTATCACGCTTAAACAACTCCGAGAACAAGTAAT GCTGGTAGCGAATGCAATAGATGCCTCATTCTCGAAAGGAGATGCAATCGCCATTGACATGCAAATGACAGTCAATGCAGTGATTATATATCTGGCCATTGTTTTAGCAGGATGTATTGTAGTATCAATAGCTGATAGTTTTGCACCAAAAGAAATTGCAACTCGCCTGCGTGTTTCTAAAGCTAAGGGTATTTTCACTCAG GATTTCATATCAAGAGGTGGCAGGAAGTTCCCTTTGTACAG TCGAGTCATTGAGGCAGCTGCGTGTAAAGTTATCGTGCTTCCTGTGATAGGTGACGATCTAGGTGTGCAATTAAGAGAATGCGATGTATCATGGAAggattttctttcttctagCAGACAGCACCC CAGGTCACATCACTACTCtccattcaatcaatcaattgATGCTGTCACTAACATACTTTTTTCATCTGGAACCACAG GGGAGCCAAAAGCAATTCCTTGGACTCAACTTTCACCCATAAGAAGTGCTGCAGATGGATGGGCTTTTATTGATATTCAACCTGGAGATGTCTATTGCTGGCCTACAAATTTGGGATGGGTGATGGGCCCAACtcttatatattcatgttttcTATCAGGTGCAACTCTTGCTCTGTACCATGGATCTCCTCTAGACCATGGTTTTGGAAAGTTCGTTCAG GATGCAGGTGTTACTATTTTGGGAACGGTTCCAAGCTTGGTAAAGACATGGAAAAATACACAATGCATGGAAGGCTTGGATTGGACAAAGATAAA AACATTTTGTTCAACTGGAGAAACTTCAAATGTTGATGATGACCTCTGGCTTTCTTCGAGGTCTTATTACAAACCAATCATTGAATGTTGTGGAGGCACTGAGCTTGCATCTTCTTACATCATGGGAAGTACACTGCAGCCCCAAGCTTTTGGAACATTTAGTACAGCATCAATGACAACTGGTTTGGTTATCCTTGACGAAAATGGAGTTCCTTAT CCAGATGACGTTGCCTGTGTTGGTGAAGTGGGCTTGTTTCCGATATATATGGGAGCTACTGATAGATTGCTTAATGCTGATAATGATGAGGTTTACTTCAAGGGAATGCCAATGTACAAAGGAAAG GTTCTCAGGAGACATGGAGATATAGTCAAAAGAACTGCTGAAGGCTATTTAGTAGTACAAGGGAGGGCTGATGACACAATGAATCTTGGTGGAATAAAG ACAAGTTCTGTGGAAATTGAGCGTGTCTGTGATGGGGCTGATGAATGCATTTTGGAGACAGCTGCAATCAGTGTTGCACCTGCACATGGAGGTCCAGAGCAACTGATTATATTTGTAGTTTTAAAGAAAGGATACAATTCAGACGCAGAAACTCTAAAAAGGAAATTCGCTAAAGCCATTCAAAGCAACCTTAATCCCTTGTTTAAG GTGAGCCTTGTTAAAATTGTTCCGGACTTTCCTCGAACAGCTTCCAACAAATTGCTAAGGAGAGTTTTGAGAGATCAGGTTAAACGCGAGCTTTCAATTCAAAGCAGACTTTAG
- the LOC106766840 gene encoding probable acyl-activating enzyme 18, peroxisomal isoform X1: MVKSVRELEVGDFLNAGLTVAEANQLYRLLRDILSQCLSDTDNDNQPSLIWRHLVTRKLLKPSFPHSLHHLLYHSVYHSAFHTQHASLPLYWFPSLDNSKRTNLGRFMETHAPQLLGPSYKDPISSYRLFHNFSVQHPQLYWSLLLKELSVSFVEPPKCILDTSDPSRHGGTWLPGSVLNIADCCLQPSSHPYKPDDSLAIVWKDEAFHDSEVNRITLKQLREQVMLVANAIDASFSKGDAIAIDMQMTVNAVIIYLAIVLAGCIVVSIADSFAPKEIATRLRVSKAKGIFTQDFISRGGRKFPLYSRVIEAAACKVIVLPVIGDDLGVQLRECDVSWKDFLSSSRQHPGSHHYSPFNQSIDAVTNILFSSGTTGEPKAIPWTQLSPIRSAADGWAFIDIQPGDVYCWPTNLGWVMGPTLIYSCFLSGATLALYHGSPLDHGFGKFVQDAGVTILGTVPSLVKTWKNTQCMEGLDWTKIKTFCSTGETSNVDDDLWLSSRSYYKPIIECCGGTELASSYIMGSTLQPQAFGTFSTASMTTGLVILDENGVPYPDDVACVGEVGLFPIYMGATDRLLNADNDEVYFKGMPMYKGKVLRRHGDIVKRTAEGYLVVQGRADDTMNLGGIKTSSVEIERVCDGADECILETAAISVAPAHGGPEQLIIFVVLKKGYNSDAETLKRKFAKAIQSNLNPLFKVSLVKIVPDFPRTASNKLLRRVLRDQVKRELSIQSRL; this comes from the exons ATGGTGAAGAGTGTGAGGGAATTGGAAGTGGGAGACTTCCTGAATGCAGGGTTGACAGTAGCAGAAGCCAATCAACTGTACCGTCTTTTGAGGGATATTCTGTCTCAGTGTCTCTCCGACACCGACAACGACAACCAACCCTCACTCATATGGCGCCACCTTGTCACTCGAAAACTGCTGAAACCATCCTTTCCACACTCATTGCATCATCTTCTCTATCACTCTGTTTATCACTCTGCCTTCCACACTCAACATGCTTCCCTCCCTCTCTATTGGTTTCCTTCCCT gGACAACTCCAAACGCACCAACCTTGGCCGTTTCATGGAAACTCACGCCCCTCAACTCTTAGGACCTTCCTACAAAGACCCTATTTCCAGTTATCGCCTCTTTCACAACTTTTCTGTTCAACACCCTCAG CTCTACTGGTCCCTTCTTCTCAAGGAACTTTCTGTCTCCTTTGTTGAACCTCCCAAGTGTATTTTAGATACTTCTGACCCTTCTAGACACGGAGGCACCTGGCTTCCCGGTTCTGTCCTCAACATTGCTGATTGCTGCCTGCAACCCAGTTCTCATCCCTACAAACCAGATGACAGTTTAGCCATCGTTTGGAAAGATGAAGCTTTTCATGATTCCGAGGTTAACCGTATCACGCTTAAACAACTCCGAGAACAAGTAAT GCTGGTAGCGAATGCAATAGATGCCTCATTCTCGAAAGGAGATGCAATCGCCATTGACATGCAAATGACAGTCAATGCAGTGATTATATATCTGGCCATTGTTTTAGCAGGATGTATTGTAGTATCAATAGCTGATAGTTTTGCACCAAAAGAAATTGCAACTCGCCTGCGTGTTTCTAAAGCTAAGGGTATTTTCACTCAG GATTTCATATCAAGAGGTGGCAGGAAGTTCCCTTTGTACAG TCGAGTCATTGAGGCAGCTGCGTGTAAAGTTATCGTGCTTCCTGTGATAGGTGACGATCTAGGTGTGCAATTAAGAGAATGCGATGTATCATGGAAggattttctttcttctagCAGACAGCACCCGGG GTCACATCACTACTCtccattcaatcaatcaattgATGCTGTCACTAACATACTTTTTTCATCTGGAACCACAG GGGAGCCAAAAGCAATTCCTTGGACTCAACTTTCACCCATAAGAAGTGCTGCAGATGGATGGGCTTTTATTGATATTCAACCTGGAGATGTCTATTGCTGGCCTACAAATTTGGGATGGGTGATGGGCCCAACtcttatatattcatgttttcTATCAGGTGCAACTCTTGCTCTGTACCATGGATCTCCTCTAGACCATGGTTTTGGAAAGTTCGTTCAG GATGCAGGTGTTACTATTTTGGGAACGGTTCCAAGCTTGGTAAAGACATGGAAAAATACACAATGCATGGAAGGCTTGGATTGGACAAAGATAAA AACATTTTGTTCAACTGGAGAAACTTCAAATGTTGATGATGACCTCTGGCTTTCTTCGAGGTCTTATTACAAACCAATCATTGAATGTTGTGGAGGCACTGAGCTTGCATCTTCTTACATCATGGGAAGTACACTGCAGCCCCAAGCTTTTGGAACATTTAGTACAGCATCAATGACAACTGGTTTGGTTATCCTTGACGAAAATGGAGTTCCTTAT CCAGATGACGTTGCCTGTGTTGGTGAAGTGGGCTTGTTTCCGATATATATGGGAGCTACTGATAGATTGCTTAATGCTGATAATGATGAGGTTTACTTCAAGGGAATGCCAATGTACAAAGGAAAG GTTCTCAGGAGACATGGAGATATAGTCAAAAGAACTGCTGAAGGCTATTTAGTAGTACAAGGGAGGGCTGATGACACAATGAATCTTGGTGGAATAAAG ACAAGTTCTGTGGAAATTGAGCGTGTCTGTGATGGGGCTGATGAATGCATTTTGGAGACAGCTGCAATCAGTGTTGCACCTGCACATGGAGGTCCAGAGCAACTGATTATATTTGTAGTTTTAAAGAAAGGATACAATTCAGACGCAGAAACTCTAAAAAGGAAATTCGCTAAAGCCATTCAAAGCAACCTTAATCCCTTGTTTAAG GTGAGCCTTGTTAAAATTGTTCCGGACTTTCCTCGAACAGCTTCCAACAAATTGCTAAGGAGAGTTTTGAGAGATCAGGTTAAACGCGAGCTTTCAATTCAAAGCAGACTTTAG